The DNA region GTATCTGTGAAAAATGGGGCAAACCAAATAAGTTTACTCGAAAAGCAGGGAGAAAGTAAATTTAAAGTTCTCAGCACTCCTTTCAAAAGGCTTCCACCATGCATATTTAATGCAATTTTTCCCGATAGTCATGGAGTTACTTGGCTAGGCACTTCCGAGGGTTTAATTACCTTTAACACCAAAACTCCCATAAACTTTAGCGATCCTTGTAGGACTTTAATACGAAAAGTATATTTAGGTGAGGACTCTTTGATTTTTTCAGGCACCTTTACAGATAAGGGTAAGGTTTTGGATTTCCAGCCACAACACCTTATTCCTGTTTTGAAATATCGGAACAATGGGCTTACCTTTCATTTTTCGGCTCCCTATTTCATTGAAGAGAATGAAACCCAATACAGCTATTTCCTGGAGGGTTTCGATTCAGAAAAATTGGGCTGGTCAAATTGGGCAAACGAAGCCAAAAAGGAGTATACTAACCTTCCTGAAGGGAATTATACCTTTAAGGTAAAAGCAAAAAATATTTTTGGTATTGAGAGTTTGGAGGCCCAATTTTCTTTCAGAATAAAACCGCCATGGTACCGTACTATTTTTGCTTATATTCTTTACTTAGTAGTTTTATCTGTTTTTGTTTGGATTGTTGTTAAGCTAAACATACGCCGGCTTGAGAAAGAAAAGGAGAGGCTTGAGGGCATAGTGCTAGAACGAACAGCTGAAATCCGTCAACAAAAAGAAAAAATCGAAAAGCAGAAGGAAGAGATTACCGATAGTATTAAGTATGCCAAACGGATCCAAACCGCGGTTCTTCCTCCGCCTGAATTAATCTCCGTTCATCTTCCCGAACATTTCATCCTATTCAAACCCCGAGATATTGTAAGTGGCGATTTTTACTGGATGAAACAGATAGGTGATTTCACCCTGATTACCGCCGCTGACTGCACTGGGCATGGGGTTCCCGGTGCATTTATGAGCATGCTTGGTGTTGCATTACTAAATGAAATTGCCAGTCGTTGTAATGGTTTTACCGCGAACCAAATACTTAACGAGCTTCGCAATCAGGTTAAGCAATCGCTCAGGCAAACAGGCAAGGAGGGCGAAGCTAAGGATGGAATGGATATAGCTTTTTGTGTTCTGAACCGCAAAATCATGAAACTTCAGTATGCCGGAGCATACAATCCATTATACCTGTACCGTAGAAAGGAATTTCCGAATCCTTCAAGTTCCCCTTGCGTTATTGAATCGGACACCCACTACCTGATAGAAGTCAAGGCTGATAAAATGCCCATTGGCATTCATGTTAACGATAACATTGAATTTACTAACCACGAGATCGATCTAAGTCCAGGCGATACAATTTATATCTTTTCCGACGGCTTTGCCGATCAAACCGGCGGCGAAACCGATAAAAAGTTCCTTTCCAAAAACTTTAAAAACCTCCTCCTGAATATTCAACACCTGGAAATGGCAATACAAAAAGAGTTTCTGGAAGAAACCCTGAAGAAATGGATGGGAAACACAAGCCAGGTTGATGATATCTTGGTTATTGGGGTAAGAGTTTGATTTTCTAATTATAGCAGGTAAACCATAATTGCTTTGAGATGTTATTACCATAACTGATACGCTTTATTGAAATTTGCTATTCTTTCAAATTGCCAGTTTTAATAATTCAGTTTTGATAGTAGTAGTTAATGCATAGTTTATCATTTAGCATAGCTTTTTAGTTCATTCTTTTATTTGCATTTGTGAAAGCTTGCCTATTTATAGGTTATTTCACCAACGTATCAGTTTTTGCCAGAAAATAGCTTTTACTGTTATTTGATTGCCTTTGCTTGCCTATTAGTTAGGTAAATGAGTTAGCACTTAATTAGTTAAATCCTTTTCAAAAACTGCAAGTATATGAAAAAGTTTATCCTACTTTTTGCTGTAGTTTGCATTGCGATATTTTCGTTAGCGCAAACTCCCACCGGTTTCAGCTATCAGGCCGTGCTCCGCAACAGCAGCGGGCAGGTGCTGGCTAACCAGAACGTAACCCTCAGGCTCAGCCTGACCGATGTCAGCGGCTCAACGTCATACTACTCCGAGAGCCACGCACTACAGACTACCGCCCAGGGTGTGGTAAGCCTAACCGTTGGCGGAGGGACAGTGTTATCTGGTGGGCTGGGCGATGTTCCATGGTCAACCCAAACCATCCATTTACATGTAGAGGTGAGTACCGATGGGGTTAACTATAGCGATATGGGATCTAAAGCAGTACAACCTGTACCGTATACAATCTTCTCGGACAGCGCTAGGGTGTCGTATCGTTCGGCCGAGAGCACTATCTCCCTTTTCGCCGATTCGGCGGCTCGGGCTGGTTATGCGGATAGTATTAACCTGCGCTTTTCGCGCAACTTAGTGGTGGTGGGCAACGAACCCGCCAACCCCGATGATCCGATATTTGAGGTGAAGAACAGCAAGGGAGAGGTGCTCTTTGGCGTATACCAGGAGGGGGTAAGGGTAAATATCCCCGACAGCGCCATAACCAAAGGGGCCAAGGGTGGGTTTGCAGTGGGCGGCCTGACAGGCGCAAAGGGAGAGCCGGTTGAGTACCTGCGTATAACCCCCGATAGCGCCAGGGTATATGTTAAGCAGAGCACCGGCATCAAGGGTGCCAAGGGCGGCTTTGCCGTGGGAGGGCTGACCGGAGCTAAGGAGGTTGTATCGCAGGACCTGCTGTTTGTCAACCCCGATTCTGCTAGGTTTTACATTAACGAGAATCCGAGTAAGGGCGCCAAGGGTGGCTTTGCTGTGGGTGGACTCACCAACGGGAAGACTAGTGCTCAACTCATCCAGCTAACCAAGGATAACTACCTGATTGGATACGAAGCTGGGGCAAGCATTACTACCGGACAGTTTAACTCCTTTTTAGGATTTCAGGCCGGGAAAGCAAACAGCACCGGGAATTGGAATACCTTCCTTGGTTATCAGACTGGCTTAAATAATACCGGAAGCGATAATACATTCATTGGTTATCAGGCAGGAATGCTTCACCAATTTGGAGGTGGTAATGTTTACTTAGGGAGTAAGGCGGGAGGAAATGCATTGAACGGTGTGCAAAATATCGCAATTGGCGAACAATCAGGGTTTAGTACTTCCACAGGATTTAAGAATATTTTTATAGGCTATATGGCCGGATATAGCAACACCAGTGGCTACAGCAATATTTTTATCGGTAATGAGTCTGGTAAAAGTAATACCGATGGAAACCGAAATATGTTTTTCGGAAACGGTTCAGGCTTTTCAAACACTTCTGGTTTTGGCAATACATTTTTTGGTTTGGAGAGTGGTTACTATAATGTGAATGGTTTCAGAAACCTATTTCTAGGTTATCGGTCAGGCTACAGGAATGTTGATGGTTCTGACAACTCGTTTCTCGGTGATATGGCAGGTTCTAGCAATACATCAGGAAGTGAAAATACTTTTGTGGGTCAGGCATCAGGAGCCTCCAACGAAACAGGAAGAGATAATACCTTTTTGGGCTCCAATGTTGGTAGGGGTAATACTAATGGATCGGGCAATGTAATGGTTGGGCGTTTTACAGGGTACAATATTAATGGCAACAACAACACCTTTATTGGTACTCAAAGCGCTGCAAATTTCAACACTGGTCCTTTTACTGCTAGTAGTAATGTATGTATTGGCTACACTAGTGGAACTGGATTAACCAATGGCTCCTACAATATTTTTATTGGACAACAAACTGGAACTAATAACGGATTTGCTAATGTTATCGTTGGGCATCAGGCCGGACAAAACAATTCAGGCGATTACAATGTTTTTATTGGCTATAGGGCTGGTTTCTCTGAGACTAAAAGTAATAGGCTTTATATTTCCAACTCAGGAGTCGACTCAACCCAGGCTCTAATTTACGGTAGATTTGATAGTAAAGAAATTGCGCTTAACGCCAGAGTTGGAGTAGGGACAATTAATCCCGATAAACAGCTACACGTAGTGGGTGATGCACGAATAACTGGTGATCTTTATTATGGAACGGGTACAGATATTTACAACAAACCCGACTATGTATTCAAACCCGATTACTCCAAGCGGCTCGATCCCCTGAGCGTTGAACGGTTCATTGCTCGTAATGGCCACTTACCCTGGCTAACAAAAGCATCGGAGGAAAGGGATGGCATTAACCTAACCCGCATGCAGTTTGAAACGGTTGAAACCGTTGAAAACCTTCAGTTGCAAATTATTCAGCAGCAAAAGGAAATTGAGAACTTAAAGGCTGAACTGGAAACTTTAAAAAAGTTAATAAAGCAGTAATCGTTTACTTTTTTGTGAATGCCGGCCAACGACCGGCATTTTTTTTGCTATATGCCAATTAAAGGTGATTGATTCTGTATAGAGAATCACTACCGTTCGGCAAAAATTTTTTAGAGTTAGTTTATACCGAACTTAGTCAATATCCTCCATGAGGAATATTAAATGTTAAGGTTGGTTTTTCTAGCAATACCTCATCGCCAACAGCGTAAAGTTCTCCTATTCCCGCGTAGTGGATAAAGATTTTTTTAATCGGACAGTAGTGAAATTGGTAGATTTTATTTCGATATGATTAAAAAACTTATCTTTACAACTTTGAAATATGATTTTTCATTTCAAGCAACAAATTGGAGTATTTAGTAAAAAATATTGACTGATTAAACGTTTTTTTAATATATTTATCAAATCTTTGTATAGCGGTTTGCCATGAAAAAACTTCTATTTCTTGGTCTTTTGTTTATAAGTGTTTTACAAGCGAGTGGCCAGCAATTCAATAAGTATGGCAATCCGCTTATTACAAACTATACCCCTGAAACATACGGTGGAAACGAGCAGGTTTGGTGTATCGCACAGGACGATAGGGGTGTGATGTACTTTGGTACAAACGATAATGGCATTCTGGAATACGATGGCAAAACCTGGCGTAGCATCCCTATGCCTGAAAACAAGTCGGTTCGTTCGCTTTGTAAGGGTGCCGATGGGGTTATATATGTTGGTTCAACAGGTGAGTTAGGCTACCTTCAACCTACTGCAAACGGGAGGTTACAATATTATTCACTTATCAAAAACATACCCGATAGCATTCAGTCTAGCCTTTCTTACATTTACAAAACATACTGGTATGAAGGTAAGACTTACTTTTGCTCTCTTTCTAATATTTTTATTTTCGATGGTAATACTATAAAACCTATTTCATTGGGAAAGCAAAGTGAATATGCTAACTTTTTTACATTAAAGGCTAACGATAAGTTTTATGTTAACAGTTATCTTCAAGGTTTAAGGACTTTTACAAGCGACAGTACCCTTGAAGTTATCCCCGGTGGTCAGGCTTTTATTCATAAAAATGTATTCTCAATTGTAGCAATTGACTCTAGCAAAATTTTTATTTTTACTGATAATGGGTTTTATACCTATTCAAACGGTAAGGTCGAAAGCGTTGACACTCCAACGCTCCTTGCCAAAAGAATGGCCACCGAGTCAGCAATACCATACAGCGCAACTAAACTTAATGATGGCAATATTGCTTTGGGGGTTGTTCAATCCGACTTTTTTGGAGTTGTTACGCTAGCCCCGGACTTAAAAACCATAAATCTGGTTAACAAACAAACGGGAATGCACGCAGGCCAAGTGTCCGAAGTGTTTCAAAATGGCGATGCACCCCTTTGGGCAACACTATACGATGGTGGTATTGCCAAGGTTGAGTTGAACTCTGCCATAGGAAGATTTGGTCAGGAGTGTGGCTTATCGGAAATTATTGTTGACATTGTTAGATTTAATAATACTATTTATCTTGCTACTTTCAACGGGGTTTATTATTTGGCTTACGACAGCAATGGAGTTCCAAAGTTTATACCTGTAGATGGTATTAATGGAAATGTATGGGCGTTAACTATTTTTTCACCACCAAATGCACCCAAAATGCTTCTTGCAGGCAGCTATACCGATGGTGTTTTTGAAATAAAGGGAAGTAAAGCCATAAGTATTAGCAATCCTTTAAATGCAAACCTTGAATTATCAAAACAAATTCAACATAGTTGTTTTGCTTTATACCCATCTAAAAGCATACCTGGTAGATTGTATATTGGGTTAAATTCAGGTGTTGCATATATAGACTGGGCAAACGGCGAATGGAAACACACTGATAACTTATTTCGCGATTCCATTAATTTTGAAATACGCTCAATTGTTGAAGACAGTAAAGGGAACCTTTGGCTTGCCACAGGTTACTCTGGTGTGTATATGGTTAACAAGAGTTTTACCAAATTATCTAAGTTTGGCAAGGAGAGCATAAAGGGGCTAGAAAACCTTCAGTATATTATTCTTTTCCCTGTTAACGATTCACTATATATCCTTACTTCAAATGGAATATACCACTTTAACTATGAAAACAACCTGTTTGAGCCGGGAGGTTTAGTAGGTAGCGCTTTTTCAAAGCGATTTGGGATTTATAAAGCCACAAAGTTCTCCAATGGTTATGCCTTCCTATGCTACGATAGTAACAATAAGAACTGGATTGAACGAGTTGTTAAGGATTCTGCTGGGAACTGGGTAACTGACAACCGCGATCTAAAGCGACTCCCCAATAAGTGGGCCGATGCGATATATGCTGATCCTGACGGAACCCTTTGGATTGGCATGTCAAAAGAACTTTACGTTTACAATCCTCATGTAAAACGAAGTTTTAACGCTCCATTCCGTGCCGTAATTCGCGAAGTGGTATCAAAGGATTCGTTACTGTTCGGTGGAGCCTTTTATACTCAAGTGGATTCCGCGGTTCGAAAATTATCGTTAGAGCAACAACCCTACCAAATGCCACGACTGGGTTACCATTTTAATGCCATGGTGTTTACTTTCGCTGCTCCATATTTCGAACGTGAGGAGGATATAGTTTATAGCCATTACCTTGAAGGTTCAGACGAAACCACTTGGACCCAGTGGGATAAACGAACCGAAGCTACATATACTAATCTTAGGGAGGGCAAATATACATTCCATGTTAAGGCGAAGAATATTTATGGGGATGAGAGCTTAGAGGCAACCTACTCTTTTGAAATTCGCCCGCCCTGGTACCGTACTATTTTGGCATTCATACTCTACTTTATTCTTGCAGTTTGTTTGGTTTGGGGTATAGTTAAATGGAATACCCGCCGACTCATTGCTGAAAAAGAACATCTTGAACAAATTGTTCGCGAACGAACGGCCGAGGTTGTTGCTCAAAAGGAAGAAATAGAACAGCAAAAGGAAAAAATTGCTGCCCAGAATGAGGAGATAACCAGTAGTATTCAGTATGCAAGCCGCATTCAATCGGCCTTACTTACCCCCACCGATCAGATTAACCGAATCTTTCCTGAAAACTTTATTCTTTACCTACCCCGTGACATAGTTAGCGGCGATTTCTACTACATCACTCAGGTAGGCAAGTTAAAGGTTTCAGTGGTTGCCGATTGTACCGGACATGGAGTTCCCGGTGGCTTCATGAGCATGTTGGGCATATCCTTCCTAACTCAGATCATTGGTACAAAAACCGATCTGAAAGCAAATGAAGTGCTAAATGAGTTACGAAACCTGGTTATAACTGCACTTCACCAAACCGGTGAAATAGGTGGAAGCAAGGATGGGATGGACATTGCCATTTACATTATTGATGAGGAAACCCAAACCCTTCAGTTTGCCGGGGCAAACAATCCGCTTATTCTGATCCGCAACAACGAGTTGACCCATATTAAGGGCGATAAAATGCCTATTGGCATTCACTTGCGCGGTGAACTTTCGTTTACCAATAATGTTATTCAAATCCAAAAGGGGGATGTAATTTATACTTTCTCCGACGGATATGTAGACCAGTTTGGAGGCGAAGATGGCCGTAAGTTTATGATAAAACACTTTAAGGAGCTTCTTCTTGAAATCCATCATAAACCCATGAGTGAACAGCGCCAAATCCTTGACGAAACTCTTAAGAACTGGCATGGTAATACCCCAAGAATCGACGATGTTGTTGTTATGGGAGTGCGGAATGTCTAGTTCAATAAGTTGTCAATTTGTTCCTGCAGCTCAACTGTAAAACTCTTTACTCTTCGGTTTAGTCTATCCAAGTATAGTGTGGCTGCCTTGTGTTTGTCGGGGGGGAGCGTTTCAATTCGTTGAAGTATACTTGCTATGTCGTAAACCCTAAACTGGTTAAAAGCCGATTTCATCTTATGGGCTACCGCTGAAGCCTTAGTTAAATTCTTGCTTTTAATGAGTTGATTTAGCTCTTCAACATTTTTTCGGGTGTTTTCAAGTAACGACTCTAAAATTAGCTTAACGCTTTCTTTATTTCCCCCAGTGAATCTGTATATCTCCTCGATATCGAATTTATTGTAAGTATCAGCCCTCTCTCTTTTATCGCCCGTAACAACCCCAGTTGCTCCAATTACAGGGCCAAGCAGTCGAATGAGGTCTGCTTCAGTAAATGGTTTTATGAGGTATCCGGAGAATCCCAAACTGCTAAAATGTTCAGGATTGTCAATCATATCGTTTGCAGTAATTGCAAAAACCGGAATGCTATAACCAGCATTTTCAATTAGTTGAACCACCTCGTAGCCTGAAACTTCGGGCATTTGAATATCGGTTATAACTGCATCGTACTTCTTTGCTTTAAGCTGATCAATTAAATTTTTTGCATCGCTTATGGCATCAACCTCTAGACCAACGTTTTTGGCAATTTCGGTAACTATTAACCGGTTAACCTCATCGTCGTCAATGATCAAGATTGAAGTGCCAGCTTTTATTCTGTAATGGGTTTCTTGGTCAACATTGGCAGTTCTGGTTTCCTTGATACTGTAGGGTATTACCACCCTTATAATGGTACCTTCATTGGGTTCGCTGGTAAGCGATATTTCACCACCCTGTAGCTCAACAAGTTTCTTTACAATGGTTAAACCCAGCCCTGTTCCACCAAACTTGCGTGATATTCCGCCATCGGCTTGGGTGAATTCCTCAAATACTTGCGACTGCATTTCAGGAGAGATGCCAATACCGGTATCGGCAACAGTAAATTGAATTTTTACCGAATCGTCGGTTTTGCGGAGTACTGCTCCCGATACTATTATGCTGCCCTGTTCAGTGAACTTAATGGCATTACTAAGCAGGTTGATAAGTACCTGTCTTAACCTAAAGTCGTCGCCAACAACAATGTGCGGTAACGATTGATCAATATTCGAAAGAATTTGTAACCCTTTTTCATTTGCCCTTGCCTCAAAAAGTTTAACCGTATCGTTTACCACTTCGCGTGGCGAGAACTCTCTGCTTTCTAATCGTAGTTTACCAGTGGCTAGTTTTGAGTAGTCCAGAATATCGTTAATTACAGCCATCAGGTGGTTCGATGAGCTATTAAGCACATCAACGTACTCCTTTTGTTTGCCATTAAGTTCAGTTTTTGATAGTTGACGCGAAACTCCTACAATTGCACTTAATGGGGAACGAATTTCGTGACTCATGTTTGCCAGAAATTGCTCTTTCAAACGCAAAAGATTTTCAGCATACTGTTTTGCCTCAATAAGTTGAGCATTGTATGTACTGTTGCGCGATATATCCCTCATTATAATTGCTATAAGTATAACCAGCACAATAAACGTAATGGTTCCAAGCAGGAATATTATTAGGAGATTTTTGGTCAAGACTTCTTGTACCGATAATGCTTGGCTAACGGCTTCAGCCTGTTCCTGTTTCTCAATACTGGTTACAATAAGCTGAACCTGATTCAGGATGGCTCTATTCCTGTTAAGCAGTTCTTTCTCCTTTTCGTCGATAAGCCTAAGTTGGTTCTGCTGATCATTCCTTATGTTGTCCAGAATTAGTAAAAGCCGTTGAATGATTGAGTCCGATATGTAGGTGATGTGAGGTATGGTATCGTACGTAAATTCAACAAGGGTATCGGTAGCAATAGTGTCAATTCTTTCTGGTCCCAGGAAGAATCGTTTTATCCTGGCGGCCATCGATTCATTGCTTACCTTTTTGTAAATTACGGTATCGCGTCTTACTTGGGTTACTGTTTTTTGCTTGTAAACCTCATGGTAACGCTGGGTTTCCGACCCTGCTCGGGCAATTCGTTGCATTGCCCTGTCGTAAAAGATGCTGGTATTAATACTTTGTCGCATTTGTAGTATTTCGCCCTCAATTTCCCTTTTGTTCTGAAGTAGCTTTTCAATCTTTTTTATTGAGTTTAGCTGCGATTGGTTACTGTATGCCAGTTTTTGAAGCGATTTTATTGCAGCAGTAACTTTTTGGTGATTGTTGTTGTAGGTTTTAATGTAATCGTCGTTTGAGGTCAGTACATACATCCTAAAATCGCTATCCTCAGTATAAATTGATGCAAGCAACCTGTTCAGAACAGTAATTTTTTGTCCGGGAAGCCCAAGCCCTTGGCGGGTAGTTTTTAGATCGCTAACCGCCTGGTAGGTCATAACAATTGCTGTAACGGAAAAAATAATTATCAGTAAGAAACCACCAATTACCTTTGGCTTAATCCAGTAATTTCTGTTTTGTATTCCTTGAAGCATTGAGGTTGTAATTAGCAACCAAAGTTAAAGAAAATTATTCCCTTTTTTGACTATGCCTTTGACATTTAGGGTGTAATAAAAATAAAGACCGAACAAATGTTCGGTCTTTATTATACTTTTTACTCAAACTACCGTGAGTACCACGAGATACCTAAACTTATTGATACAAATAGCGGTGTGTCGCCAACTGGTGGTAATACAAAGAATGAGAACTTAGTTTTTGGGGTGGGGGCTAACCTATTCATTGTTGCGGTGAAGTTTGAAAATTCAAAGTCAACGCCAAAACCGCCAAGGTTGATGCTTGCATTTGTATCGCTGCTGTAATCGGTTTGGGTGGTGTTTAGTGGTTCTGGCATTTTAATGGTTGAGGTAGTGCTTACCATGTTTAG from Tenuifilum sp. 4138str includes:
- a CDS encoding SpoIIE family protein phosphatase; this translates as MYFANNDGVLEYDGRNWELIGINKGAIARSLAIDSTGTIYVGAENEFGCIQPDGLGKLYYSSFSDLLPSQGQGFSDINKVYITNSGVLFCSNKKIFRYHSGKISVIDLPKGGFLSFMVNNKLFMGDYWEGLMLLEYDKFVPCKGGKFFAKKDVFGVLPYGNDLLLIATSNNGLYLYNPFTGITDRPKQSGYSGLHKIITDKTLYGISILNNGFIINTLYGGAVVVDSSFQIKEIYSKAGGLQDEVVLGVLLARQGFVSEPLWMSLNNGISKVEINNPFRVFNENQGLNQEILDIFQYNQKLYFATINGVYTLESNGFQPFFKKIEQTEGECWSITECSGSLIIGGAYNFYIHNGQKTTRVETNDMIFKVYSSKKYPNKIYVGENKGLSVFNFERGKLYRISKLDKITERVTNIIEDKRGNLWLTTIKNELIKVSISPQSTIITNFTDSLATTEPHTLYPFCFENNMYFVTSNSLLLYDENADRLVPAKDLDSSFIAAAMGLTHYAEDLLGNIWLVSVKNGANQISLLEKQGESKFKVLSTPFKRLPPCIFNAIFPDSHGVTWLGTSEGLITFNTKTPINFSDPCRTLIRKVYLGEDSLIFSGTFTDKGKVLDFQPQHLIPVLKYRNNGLTFHFSAPYFIEENETQYSYFLEGFDSEKLGWSNWANEAKKEYTNLPEGNYTFKVKAKNIFGIESLEAQFSFRIKPPWYRTIFAYILYLVVLSVFVWIVVKLNIRRLEKEKERLEGIVLERTAEIRQQKEKIEKQKEEITDSIKYAKRIQTAVLPPPELISVHLPEHFILFKPRDIVSGDFYWMKQIGDFTLITAADCTGHGVPGAFMSMLGVALLNEIASRCNGFTANQILNELRNQVKQSLRQTGKEGEAKDGMDIAFCVLNRKIMKLQYAGAYNPLYLYRRKEFPNPSSSPCVIESDTHYLIEVKADKMPIGIHVNDNIEFTNHEIDLSPGDTIYIFSDGFADQTGGETDKKFLSKNFKNLLLNIQHLEMAIQKEFLEETLKKWMGNTSQVDDILVIGVRV
- a CDS encoding SpoIIE family protein phosphatase; the encoded protein is MKKLLFLGLLFISVLQASGQQFNKYGNPLITNYTPETYGGNEQVWCIAQDDRGVMYFGTNDNGILEYDGKTWRSIPMPENKSVRSLCKGADGVIYVGSTGELGYLQPTANGRLQYYSLIKNIPDSIQSSLSYIYKTYWYEGKTYFCSLSNIFIFDGNTIKPISLGKQSEYANFFTLKANDKFYVNSYLQGLRTFTSDSTLEVIPGGQAFIHKNVFSIVAIDSSKIFIFTDNGFYTYSNGKVESVDTPTLLAKRMATESAIPYSATKLNDGNIALGVVQSDFFGVVTLAPDLKTINLVNKQTGMHAGQVSEVFQNGDAPLWATLYDGGIAKVELNSAIGRFGQECGLSEIIVDIVRFNNTIYLATFNGVYYLAYDSNGVPKFIPVDGINGNVWALTIFSPPNAPKMLLAGSYTDGVFEIKGSKAISISNPLNANLELSKQIQHSCFALYPSKSIPGRLYIGLNSGVAYIDWANGEWKHTDNLFRDSINFEIRSIVEDSKGNLWLATGYSGVYMVNKSFTKLSKFGKESIKGLENLQYIILFPVNDSLYILTSNGIYHFNYENNLFEPGGLVGSAFSKRFGIYKATKFSNGYAFLCYDSNNKNWIERVVKDSAGNWVTDNRDLKRLPNKWADAIYADPDGTLWIGMSKELYVYNPHVKRSFNAPFRAVIREVVSKDSLLFGGAFYTQVDSAVRKLSLEQQPYQMPRLGYHFNAMVFTFAAPYFEREEDIVYSHYLEGSDETTWTQWDKRTEATYTNLREGKYTFHVKAKNIYGDESLEATYSFEIRPPWYRTILAFILYFILAVCLVWGIVKWNTRRLIAEKEHLEQIVRERTAEVVAQKEEIEQQKEKIAAQNEEITSSIQYASRIQSALLTPTDQINRIFPENFILYLPRDIVSGDFYYITQVGKLKVSVVADCTGHGVPGGFMSMLGISFLTQIIGTKTDLKANEVLNELRNLVITALHQTGEIGGSKDGMDIAIYIIDEETQTLQFAGANNPLILIRNNELTHIKGDKMPIGIHLRGELSFTNNVIQIQKGDVIYTFSDGYVDQFGGEDGRKFMIKHFKELLLEIHHKPMSEQRQILDETLKNWHGNTPRIDDVVVMGVRNV
- a CDS encoding ATP-binding protein, coding for MLQGIQNRNYWIKPKVIGGFLLIIIFSVTAIVMTYQAVSDLKTTRQGLGLPGQKITVLNRLLASIYTEDSDFRMYVLTSNDDYIKTYNNNHQKVTAAIKSLQKLAYSNQSQLNSIKKIEKLLQNKREIEGEILQMRQSINTSIFYDRAMQRIARAGSETQRYHEVYKQKTVTQVRRDTVIYKKVSNESMAARIKRFFLGPERIDTIATDTLVEFTYDTIPHITYISDSIIQRLLLILDNIRNDQQNQLRLIDEKEKELLNRNRAILNQVQLIVTSIEKQEQAEAVSQALSVQEVLTKNLLIIFLLGTITFIVLVILIAIIMRDISRNSTYNAQLIEAKQYAENLLRLKEQFLANMSHEIRSPLSAIVGVSRQLSKTELNGKQKEYVDVLNSSSNHLMAVINDILDYSKLATGKLRLESREFSPREVVNDTVKLFEARANEKGLQILSNIDQSLPHIVVGDDFRLRQVLINLLSNAIKFTEQGSIIVSGAVLRKTDDSVKIQFTVADTGIGISPEMQSQVFEEFTQADGGISRKFGGTGLGLTIVKKLVELQGGEISLTSEPNEGTIIRVVIPYSIKETRTANVDQETHYRIKAGTSILIIDDDEVNRLIVTEIAKNVGLEVDAISDAKNLIDQLKAKKYDAVITDIQMPEVSGYEVVQLIENAGYSIPVFAITANDMIDNPEHFSSLGFSGYLIKPFTEADLIRLLGPVIGATGVVTGDKRERADTYNKFDIEEIYRFTGGNKESVKLILESLLENTRKNVEELNQLIKSKNLTKASAVAHKMKSAFNQFRVYDIASILQRIETLPPDKHKAATLYLDRLNRRVKSFTVELQEQIDNLLN